From the genome of Ictalurus furcatus strain D&B chromosome 4, Billie_1.0, whole genome shotgun sequence, one region includes:
- the LOC128606491 gene encoding uncharacterized protein C14orf132: MEFSLIPAQHYPVTFMDSPLNGNTSLQTSVSNLNASFSRPDEQEDEGKLSSDAIWLWVAIIATVCNIVVVAVVCACAF; the protein is encoded by the exons ATGGAGTTCTCTCTGATCCCAGCGCAG CATTATCCAGTCACCTTCATGGACTCCCCATTGAATGGCAATACGTCCCTACAGACATCTGTGTCTAACCTAAACGCCAGCTTTTCCCGGCCTGACGAGCAGGAGGACGAGGGCAAACTCTCTAGCGACGCCATCTGGTTGTGGGTGGCCATCATTGCAACTGTCTGCAACATTGTAGTCGTGGCAGTGGTGTGTGCCTGTGCCTTTTAG